The region tgggcgcgcctgtccgtcattcgttccatgctcctgctctgccctggaacaggaagtaacctgttccggggcagagggagcatggaatgaacgacggacaggcgtgcgtggcacccccccagcggagtgcacccggggcagaccgcacccaccgcccccccccctaggaacgccactggaaaagGGTGTAGGTAAAAttaaaatagagttctttgtattcagaaaggccagactgaagaaatgtgtttttagaatacttctaaaagttaggtaatcatctgtaaacttgattgatttaggaagagaattccaaaattttggtaccttgataggagaaattagcagagtcaattgttttatatatcacattcttacagatagggaaatgtaagacaattTATTCTCTAGATAATGAAACAGCATTATGAGGGGGTAATTCCTCAATAAAATTATTCCTATATGATGGAACTTGACCAAACaaaatttggtgaatgaaaacacataatttgaaagatattctatctcttattggtaaccaatacagctcatataaaagaggagtggctttggcgaagcgaagagatctacatataagacaagcagcagtattttgagctgtttgtaattttgtgAGAAGACTacctttaagtccagcatagatggaattgcaatagtcgaaTTTGCTGAGGGAAAGGTATTGAACCAAAGTACGAAAGaaagatttagagaaaaatggcctcaatctctttactttccaaagtgagtgaaagacactcGAGGTCAACTTAGAGATTTACTGCAcagtcatttcttttccagacaaaaagacagccttttacccactgcagtaaaagggggcctcagtgcgtgtttttgcaggcccccttttaccgcagcctaGTAAAAGAACTCCACTGTTTCTCTGCTTTAAGATCCCCTgatgctatcaccccaagattcctctccctGTCCGTGCATATCAACCTCTTGCCCCCTAGCACATagagctcctttggatttctattcCCCAAAGTGTATCACTCTGCATTTTTTCACATTAAAGTTTAGCCGCCAAATATGACATTACAGTAGTGGGCTAAAAACTTTGCTTCAGTATTTGCTTCAGTAGCAGAGCCATAGTTTAATACACTTTCACGCAACCTAATGTTATTTTAAATTGAATGGGTAGATACATgtcagcagtgttttttttttctagcaaaaaaggtgctggtactgaattggtaggccacccttcagaagtggggtgatcactgagggacccaccccataacagccaggctccctgcaaccagtcacagaatctatgacaagacagaattggtgtgtagagcctgagctctatcattaaaacttgggttccatgggtcaattttagaagacaatggaaaaggtgccggtactcagtacccccaagtaccccctcaaaaaaagccctgcatgtcAGTAAGTAATTGCAAGGtatttttcaaaaagaaacttgccacagaattTCCTGTTAAAAGTTCATGATTTCTTGTACCTGCAATCTTTGTAGCTGCTTTAACAAAGGTACAAAATATGTGTGGGATACAATGCACAAAAGAAATGCTCACATATACTTTCTTTTCTTCATCCACTCCACCCCAGGGTTGACCCATTCACCTACAGCCAAAATTATACCCATTCTGAAACAATGCAGTTTAACCTGGGTAACTCCTTTGTTACCTAGGCAAATCCCTTTGCAAATTACCATCTAAAAGAAAATCTTCCTAATGATGACCTTCTTCAGTGCTGCCTTCACTTCTCTGTTCCTCAGGCTATAGATGATGGGGTTCAGCATGGGCGTGATAATGGTATAGAGCACTGCCACCACCTTTACATCTTTGTCCATAGCATATGTAGAGGTTGGCCAAATGTAGCTGAAGATGCCACTGCCATAGTACAATCCAACGACAATAAAGTGTGAACCACATGTGGAGAAGGTTCGGCGACGGCCAGCTGTTGAACGCATCTTCAAGATGGCAGTGATGATACACACATAAGTGACAAGGATGAAGGTCAAAGGTCCCATCCCAGCTACAGCCACCACTACCATGTAAATGGTCTCACTAGCAGCCACGTTGGAACAGGCAAGTTTGAACAGAGGCGTGACATCACAAAAGAAGTAGTCCACCACATTGGGACCACAAAAGTCCAGGCTGGTGACAGATATAACCTGGACCATGGAGTTAATGAAGCCACTTACCCAGCAACTAGCTGCCAGATAGATGCGTACCTTCCTACTCATGCGAATGGtataggtcaatggatggcagaTGGCCACGTAGCGGTCATAGGCCATCACAGCCAAGAGGTAACACTCTGCCACCACAAAGTACTGGAAAAAACATAACTGGATGATGCAACCATAAAATGAGATGGTCTTCTTCATACCCACAAGGTTAGCAAGCAGGTTGGGGACAGTTGAAGAGGAAAAGACTAGGTCAACCATGGAGAGATTTGCTAAGAAGAAATACATGGGACTGCGGAGGCGGGAGTCCTTCAAAATAAGGGTGAGGATGAGCAGGTTCCCAATGAGGGTGATGAGGTATATAATCAGGAAAATAAAGAAGAGAAGGATCTGGGGCTCCTGGACAGCAGAAAGCCCAACAATGATGAATTCGGTAACGCTGGAATGGTTTTCCCATTTTCTGAACTCCATTATGTCTGTTGATAGAAGAGAAGAAAGGCAAAGAAAATTATTGGGCCATTTTATTGCCACAGctggggaaaaaaggcattttttaatgggacagtaaatggctatgcactaaaattaaaagtagtgtacGGCTATttagtgcctgagcccttactgccacccactgacctagcagtaaggactcatgcactaCTCTTGCGATAATCAGGCAGTGAGCGCCATCGTGGCCGCGCTGCCGATTaacgctgggaatgccccccatggtggaaaatagaaaattattttctactacagGAAACAGTGCGTGCCAACTCCGAAACTACTGCAAGTTGTCCACACTACCCCTGCAGTAGTGCCGAATTGGCACACGCTACCCACGCAACAGCCCtactgttgcttagtaaaagggcccctaattttggGATGTGCACATGCTACCTATGCACTAAAAAACGTATTAGTGCTGCGGTGAATCTAAGGGGTGGAGAGTAGTCATGTTCTGCCCTAACCGTTTAGCGCAGCTATATTATTgtacgctaaccaattagcgcatggttagcacatgagcccttcctGCTTATAAAATAGGTAAatcagcatgtggccattagtggAAAAAATAGAAAAGGCTCCCATTTTATCCCTCCGGTAAAAATAGCCATAGTGAGTGGGAATGACCTGCCtaaggatgcactaaggccactttttactacagcttggtaaaaaggcccctttcctgcttatttttgaaggagatcgccagccatcttccgacacaaatcaaaagccgattttagccagctccaactgctttccgtcgcagagccggccaaagttaaaaggagcgtttccgcagggtatggaaggcgggacggaggcaggatgggggcgttgttaagacatggccagcttcagctgataatggaaaaaagaaggccggctctgaggagcatttcgccggcttcacttggtccatttatttttaggaccaagtctcaaaaaagtgccccaattgaccagatgaccaccagagggaatcggggatcacctccccgtactcccccagtggtcaccaaccccttaccacccaaaaaaaacttttttctcagcctctctgccagcctcaaatgtcatacccagctccctgacagcagtatgcaggtccctggagcacttttttgtgggtgcagtgcacttcaggcaggtggaaccaggcccatccccccctacctgttacacttgtggtgataaatgggagccctccatactcccccaaaacccactgtacccacatgtaggtgccccccttcacccataagggctatggtaatggtgtagagttctggggattgggttttgggggggatttgggggggctcagcacacaaggtaagggaggtatgcacctgggagcaattttagaagtccactgcagtgccccctagggtgcccggttggtgtcctggcatgtcagggagaccagtgcactacaaatgctggcccctcccacaaccaaatgccttggatttggccgggtttgagatggccagcatcggtttccattatcgctgaaaaccgatgccggccatctctgacatttggccagccccaactgtattatcgaaacgaaagatgaccggccatctttttcaataatacggttcgagactgctctttgcggcgccggccatatacatggctgcccatatagatggccggtgccgttcgattatgcccctccacgtgatttgaataaaataagaataaaatagTAGAGCAAACCGAAGGGATACAGCAAtgcagagggaaagagagagattgtgtcTCTAATACTCCAAAGCTCCCAGTCCCAATGAACTTTATGGTATGAGATCAGGGAACAATGACAGCCccgttaggggctcttttactaagccgtgtaaacgTCTACGtctgcccaatgcatgccaaaatggagttaccacccgactactgcgtggctcttgtggtaatttcatttttgtcgcacGTCTGATACgcacagctgaaaaataatttttatttttggacgtgccgtgacatttgacacgcataggtcattaccgcctggttattgcatgagactttacagcttggtcaatggctggcggtaaggtcgcagacccaaaatggacgcacggcaattttgattttgccgcacgtccattttcatcaaaaattttaaaaaggactttGTTACAggtacgctaaaaaatggattgatgCGCACCCAAAATCCGCTCCTACActtccgcaagccatttttcagcgcacctcaataaaaggaccccttactcagtaaatctttaaaaatatgttgtgcattATGGGAATAAAAAGGAAGTCTGAAGAACTATGTCTTCAGGGCAGTTTTGAAGTGACCGAGTGAGGATTTCTGTCTTGTCAGGCAGCAACTCATTCCACAAAAGTGGGAACCGCTACTCAAAAAGTAGTATAGCGAAGGAGTTCCATTAAGGCCTTATGATAATAAGGTACTACAAGGAGGTTACCTTGGGAGACAATTAAAAGTTAACAGCATTTCTTGAAAAATCTGATTCAGAGATGGTGCCTCTGGAGACTCTGCTGGtgacctttgtttttttttctctcaggagAGAGCATgtattaaaattatatttttgccacagacaaaatctgttttctgggtCAGAAAGTTTGGATTTTTCCAGACTTAACTGAGGTCACGCAAGAAAGAAGTTTCTCTTAAGGAGGCACCAAGTAGTTTCACTTGGAGCTAAGTTTGTGTTAAGTTTTCTCTGTAAATGCTTTGTGACATTTTCCTCCAATAAATATACTTTCTTTGACCAGGActagttaaaaatatttttggaagctAGGAATGTGGGAATCTCCTGGGCCTGGAAGAGTAACTGAGTAAAGCCTGCATTTAATGGATGTTTAATGCCCTCAATATTTTCTGTCGCTTTCCTTTTGCACCCTGGCTTCAAGGGTTTATTTTCCTCTGTGTTCTCTCCTATTGTGGATTGTATTGCATTTTATTTTCCTCTTAATTAGAGTGTTTCTTCTCTGTTACTGAATGTGCATTTCTGTATACAAGTTATCTTCCTCATTGATTGTAagcaaaaatttcaaaaataaaataaaactttggGAGGGTCTGAGCCTAGGGCCCGTGGAAAATAGCAGAGAATGAACAAACTGGATGAAAGCTGGGAACTTTAAGGTAAAATACACAGCAGGTAAAGAGTAGAATCTTGAACCTGATCTAATTGATAATAGAGACCCACTGTTGTTCTCTCAATAAAGAGATGGCATGGTCAAACGTTTTGGCATTGTGTAGCACCTTAACCAcggtattttttattatttaaagttTGTTGATTAGGAACATGTTACAGCCTTAAAGCAATGAGTTGCATTAATCCAACTTACTGATGATTAACAGAATGGTAAGTCTACAGAGTTCTTTATGGGCAAGCACTCAACGCACTGATTGGATGAGTCTTAACCTGAAGAAAGATTTTTTATAAGATATGCTATCTGAATGATAACTGATTGTCCTGAAGGACACCCAAGGCATGGGTGAAAATCTTAATGACACTTGGAATTGCCTGAGTACAAAAGGAATTCCACCATGGGGAAAAGAACAGCTTCAGTTTTAGAAGAGTTAAAATGAATGATCATAAAGCCAGTTGGCTATTGATAGCAAATTATGAGTAATGACCTTTATCTGAACCAAATTGCCTGTCTACTTTGAAATGCATTATACCCatataattttataagaggcattCTGGACAAGTAAAATATGGTTTACAcatagaaaatgctttataaaagtaCCTCTTTATGACTACAGTAATTTGGGGAATGGGGAAATTAGAAACAGCAGAAAAAGCATAGAATTCCTGAAATGAAAAGATGAGTGATATGTCACCTTATTAAAATATCTATTAATAACATCTTTGAAacttaaagaagtctttattatacAGTTAGGAACAATATCAATCCATAAAGGAACAATAACAACGATACaaataagcaataataaactgCTTGAAAATGGAATAAGTCATAAATCTTTGAAATACATAACAATACACAAAGTTGAAACTTCTTTTTccccccaattattttgaaacaaaaccccaatcccccctccccccaaaaaaacattaaTAACATCTTTGATCAGAGAAGACAAAAATATGAATTTTAAAAATGCAAGAACTATAcacatttctttttctgtttgtccTCCCAAGAGTCACTTGTGATCtcccaaaatgagactaccttTGAACCAGATGATTTCCTCACAATCACATTCCTTTGCAGTGCCCATGGACAATGTCCATTTAGTAATATATTCAGAGCTTCATAAAGATATGACACAGACAACCCTAAATCAAGCATCCATTATCAGAGTGCTATAAAGGCATAATATTGGTAGATGTACACCACACTGCTAAGAGAATGAATTTTCATCAGAGCCCCACATAGCTGACATGGGGATCTTCATAAAAGTATGATGCATGAAATCACCCTGACTCACATACAGCATGAACACACCATGGACAGCTGAAAGATCTTCATCAGAGCCCCGTGCAAGCATCACAGTGATACATGTACAACATAAATATCGCACATACACTTAAAGAGTAGAGCTTCATTAGAACCCGCATCTCAACAATACAgtgagagggcaattttcaaaatcatTTACCTGTGGTAAAATGGCTTGTGAAATTGTGTGTCTTTGTCTTGCTGAATAGTACCTGCATCTTCCATAGCACACATACTTTCAACCAAGCAGTGGtgaagaacaagtagaagtagatcaatttttttactcgttccaaacgtacaaagactagggaacactcgaggaagttacgtggaaatacttttaaaagaaataggaggaaattttcactcaatgagtagttaagctctgaaactctttggccagaggatgtggtaacagcagttagcgtatctgggtttttaaaaaggtttggacaaattcctggtggaaaagtccataatctgctattgaggcagacatgggaagcaactgcttgctctgggatttgtggtatggagtgttgccacgatttgggtttctgccaggtacttgtgacttagcttggccactgtttggaaaacaggttactgggctagatggaccattggtctgacccagtatggctactcttatgttcttatggatttgatatactgcctttctatggttacagtcaaaatggtttacatattatatacagggacctatgttgtacctggggcaatggagggttaagcaatttgcccagaggcacaaggagcaacagtgggaatcaaacccagttcaccaggatcacaGCCtcctgaactaaccactaggctattcctccaatcTAAAAATATTTCAAGAGACATGTGTAGGTATGTGAACATAAGAACCACCGAACTGGTTAGACCAgaggctctcaacccagtccccaggacacacccagccagtcaagttgtcagaatacctacaatgaatatgcatgagatacattcgCATGAATTGCCtctaatgtatgcaaatcaatcttatgcatattcgttataagtatcctgaaaacctggctggctgagtgtgtcctgaggactggactaAGAACCTCTGGATTAGATTAAAGATTTATCAAGAACAGTAGCGTAGCCTGTTTCCATGAGTgaccaatccagggcacaagtacctggcacgatGCCGAAGAGCAGATAGGGAGAAATAAGGCTAGATAGGAACTGGAGAAAAATAGCACACATATGTGGCCTGTTCACAAAAGAGAAAGTGCTAAGCATGTGGTCACTTTTAGCACCCATAGAAAGCACCCACACAACTTCTCTTTAAAAATGTAAGTATACCTGCACGCTTCACAAGTGTGGACAATTTCAAAATTGCCGCCCAAAATCAAGCACACAGTATAGATGTCTGAAGAATGGCGCTTCATCAGAACATCATGCAGCTTCACATGgatacatgtaacatagtaacataataaagttGGGGTaagtattcagc is a window of Microcaecilia unicolor chromosome 2, aMicUni1.1, whole genome shotgun sequence DNA encoding:
- the LOC115461967 gene encoding olfactory receptor 5V1-like codes for the protein MEFRKWENHSSVTEFIIVGLSAVQEPQILLFFIFLIIYLITLIGNLLILTLILKDSRLRSPMYFFLANLSMVDLVFSSSTVPNLLANLVGMKKTISFYGCIIQLCFFQYFVVAECYLLAVMAYDRYVAICHPLTYTIRMSRKVRIYLAASCWVSGFINSMVQVISVTSLDFCGPNVVDYFFCDVTPLFKLACSNVAASETIYMVVVAVAGMGPLTFILVTYVCIITAILKMRSTAGRRRTFSTCGSHFIVVGLYYGSGIFSYIWPTSTYAMDKDVKVVAVLYTIITPMLNPIIYSLRNREVKAALKKVIIRKIFF